A single genomic interval of Heteronotia binoei isolate CCM8104 ecotype False Entrance Well chromosome 11, APGP_CSIRO_Hbin_v1, whole genome shotgun sequence harbors:
- the CLTCL1 gene encoding clathrin heavy chain 2 isoform X4: MAQILPIRFQEHFQLQNLGINPANIGFSTLTMESDKFICIREKVGEQAQVVIIDMSDPTTPIRRPISAESAIMNPASKVIALKAGKTLQIFNIEMKSKMKAHTMAEEVIFWKWISVNTVALVTETAVYHWSMEGESLPQKMFDRHASLAGCQIINYRTDENQKWLLLIGISAQQNRVVGAMQLYSVDRKVSQPIEGHAAAFAEFKIEGNAKPSTLFCFAVRSPAGGKLHIIEVGQPATGNQPFVKKAVDVFFPPEAQTDFPVAMQIGTKHGVIYLITKYGYIHMYDLESGVCIYMNRISADTIFVTAPHEPTSGIIGVNKKGQVLSVCVEEDNIVNYATNVLQNPDLGLRMAIRSNLAGAEELFARKFNTLFAQGNYAEAAKVAASAPKGILRTSDTIRKFQSVPAQPGQASPLLQYFGILLDQGQLNKFESLELCRPVLQQGRKQLIEKWLKEDKLECSEELGDLVKTADPTLALSVYLRANVPNKVIQCFAETGQFQKIVLYAKKVGYTPDWIFLLRSVMRVSPDQGLQFAQMLVQDEEPLANINQIVDVFMENSLIQQCTSFLLDALKNNRPAEGHLQTRLLEMNLIHAPQVADAILGNQMFTHYDRAHIAQLCEKAGLLQRALEHYTDLYDIKRAVVHTHLLNPEWLVNFFGSLSVEDSVECLRAMLSANIRQNLQLCVQVASKYHEQLGTQSLVELFESFKSYEGLFYFLGSIVNFSQDPDVHFKYIQAACKTGQIKEVERICRESNCYNPERVKNFLKEAKLTDQLPLIIVCDRFDFVHDLVLYLYRNNLQKYIEIYVQKVNPSRIPAVVGGLLDVDCSEDVIKNLIMVVRGQFSTDELVAEVEKRNRLKLLLPWLESRIHEGCEEPATHNALAKIYIDSNNNPERFLRENPFYDSCVVGKYCEKRDPHLACVAYERGQCDLELIKVCNENSLFKSEARYLVRRKDPELWVNVLEENNPFRRPLIDQVVQTALSETQDPEEVSVTVKAFMTADLPNELIELLEKIVLDNSVFSEHRNLQNLLILTAIKADRTRVMEYINRLDNYDAPDIANIAISNELFEEAFAIFRKFDVNTSAIQVLIEHIGNLDRAYEFAERCNEPAVWSQLARAQLQKDLVKEAIDSYIKADDPSAYMEVVQAANRNNNWEDLVKFLQMARKKARESYVETELIFALAKTNRLSELEEFVSGPNNAHIQQVGDRCYDEGMYDAAKLLYNNVSNFARLASTLVHLGEYQAAVDSARKANSTRTWKEVCFACVDGKEFRLAQICGLHIVIHADELEELISYYQDRGYFEELIALLEAALGLERAHMGMFTELAILYSKYKPQKMREHLELFWSRVNIPKVLRAAEQAHLWGELVFLYDKYEEYDNAIITMMNHPTDAWKEGQFKDIIAKVANVELYYKALQFYLDYKPLLINDLLLVLSPRLDHTRTVSFFSKVDQLPLVKPYLRSVQNHNNKGVNEALNNLLTEEEDYQGLRASIDAYDNFDNITLAQRLEKHELIEFRRIAAYLYKGNNRWKQSVELCKKDRLYKDAMQYAAESKDPELAEKLLQWFLEEDKKECFAASLFTCYDLLHPDVVLELAWRHNIMDFAMPYFIQVMREYLTKVDKLDASESLRKEEEQVTEPTPIVFAKKKLVSP; encoded by the exons CAGGGAAAACACTTCAGATCTTTAACATTGAGATGAAAAGTAAAATGAAAGCTCACACAATGGCAGAGGAAGTGATCTTCTGGAAGTGGATATCTGTGAATACCGTTGCCTTAGTGACAGAGACTGCAGTCTATCACTGGAGCATGGAGGGAGAATCGCTCCCTCAAAAGATGTTCGACAGACATGCCAGTCTTGCAGGCTGCCAAATAATCAACTACAGAACAGATGAAAATCAGAAGTGGTTACTCCTAATAGGAATCTCTGCCCAG CAAAATCGTGTGGTTGGTGCTATGCAGCTGTATTCAGTGGACAGAAAAGTTTCCCAACCTATAGAGGGTCATGCAGCAGCATTCGCAGAGTTCAAAATAGAAGGAAATGCCAAGCCATCCACTCTCTTCTGTTTTGCTGTGCGAAGCCCTGCAGGAGGCAAG CTGCATATAATTGAAGTAGGCCAACCTGCTACTGGAAACCAGCCCTTTGTCAAGAAAGCTGTTGATGTATTTTTCCCTCCTGAAGCTCAAACAGACTTCCCAGTAGCAATGCAG ATCGGAACAAAGCACGGTGTAATCTATCTAATTACAAAATATGGCTACATTCATATGTACGACTTGGAATCTGGTGTATGCATCTACATGAACCGTATTAGTGCAGACACAATCTTTGTAACTGCACCTCATGAGCCTACCTCAGGAATTATTGGTGTGAACAAAAAAGGACAG GTACTTTCTGTTTGTGTTGAAGAGGACAACATTGTGAACTATGCCACCAATGTTCTCCAGAACCCAGACTTGGGTTTGCGGATGGCCATTCGAAGTAACTTGGCTGGAGCAGAAGAACTCTTCGCTAGAAAATTCAATACTCTTTTTGCACAGGGAAACTATGCAGAAGCAGCCAAAGTGGCAGCATCTGCACCAAAG GGAATCTTGCGGACAAGCGATACCATCAGGAAGTTTCAGAGCGTGCCAGCTCAACCTGGGCAAGCTTCTCCTTTGCTACAGTACTTTGGAATCCTTCTTGATCAAGGACAGCTTAACAAATTTGAGTCTCTGGAACTCTGCCGTCCCGTTCTTCAGCAAGGCCGCAAACAACTTATAGAGAAATGGCTAAAGGAAGATAAG CTGGAATGCTCAGAGGAGCTTGGAGACCTAGTCAAGACAGCTGACCCAACTCTTGCCCTTAGTGTTTATCTCCGTGCGAATGTACCAAACAAAGTAATCCAGTGTTTTGCAGAGACTGGTCAATTCCAGAAAATTGTTCTTTATGCCAAAAAG GTTGGCTATACACCAGATTGGATTTTCCTGTTGAGAAGTGTAATGAGGGTCAGCCCAGATCAGGGCCTTCAGTTTGCCCAGATGTTGGTACAGGATGAAGAGCCACTGGCCAACATTAACCAG ATTGTAGATGTATTCATGGAGAATAGCTTAATTCAGCAGTGTACCTCCTTCTTGTTGGATGCTCTGAAAAATAACCGTCCTGCTGAAGGGCACCTTCAGACCCGTCTGCTTGAGATGAACCTTATTCATGCTCCACAG GTTGCGGATGCCATTCTGGGAAATCAGATGTTTACACACTACGATCGTGCCCACATTGCTCAGCTTTGTGAGAAGGCAGGCTTGTTACAGAGGGCCCTGGAACACTACACTGATCTTTACGACATAAAACGTGCTGTTGTTCACACCCATCTATTGAACCCAGAG TGGCTTGTGAACTTCTTTGGCTCTCTGTCAGTTGAAGATTCTGTGGAGTGCTTACGTGCCATGCTGTCAGCCAACATCCGACAAAATCTGCAGCTGTGTGTGCAAGTAGCTTCAAAATACCACGAACAGTTGGGCACCCAGTCTCTTGTGGAGCTCTTTGAATCTTTTAAAAGTTATGAAG GCTTATTTTATTTTCTTGGCTCAATTGTAAACTTCAGTCAAGACCCAGATGTTCACTTCAAATATATTCAGGCTGCCTGCAAGACCGGCCAAATCAAAGAGGTAGAAAGAATCTGCCGGGAAAGCAATTGCTATAATCCTGAAAGGGTGAAAAACTTCTTGAAG GAAGCCAAGCTCACAGACCAGCTTCCACTCATAATTGTTTGTGATAGATTTGACTTTGTTCATGATTTAGTTCTGTATCTGTATCGGAACAACCTACAGAAATACATCGAGATCTATGTTCAAAAG GTAAACCCAAGCCGTATTCCTGCAGTGGTTGGAGGGCTTCTGGATGTGGATTGTTCTGAAGATGTCATTAAGAATTTGATCATGGTGGTAAGGGGCCAATTCTCAACAGATGAACTGGTGGCTGAAGTAGAGAAAAGAAATAG GCTTAAGTTGCTGCTCCCATGGCTTGAGTCGCGAATTCATGAAGGCTGCGAAGAACCCGCCACACACAATGCACTGGCCAAAATCTACATTGACAGCAACAATAACCCAGAGCGCTTCCTGCGTGAGAATCCCTTCTATGACAGCTGTGTTGTAGGCAAATACTGCGAGAAGAGGGACCCCCACTTGGCCTGTGTTGCTTATGAGAGGGGACAGTGTGACCTTGAGCTCATAAAG GTTTGCAATGAGAACTCCTTGTTCAAGAGCGAAGCACGATATCTGGTGCGCAGAAAAGATCCAGAGCTGTGGGTAAATGTTTTAGAAGAAAACAATCCGTTCAGAAGACCACTCATTGATCAG GTTGTCCAAACAGCCTTATCAGAGACCCAGGATCCTGAGGAAGTTTCTGTGACCGTCAAAGCTTTCATGACTGCGGACCTGCCCAATGAGCTCATTGAATTGCTTGAGAAGATTGTTTTGGATAACTCTGTCTTCAGTGAGCACAG GAACCTCCAGAATCTGCTGATCTTGACAGCCATTAAAGCAGATCGTACACGTGTGATGGAATACATCAATCGTCTGGACAACTACGATGCCCCTGATATTGCAAACATTGCAATTAGCAATGAGCTGTTTGAAGAAGCTTTTGCTATCTTCAGGAAATTTGATGTGAATACGTCTGCAATTCAG GTGTTGATTGAGCACATTGGCAATCTAGACCGTGCATATGAATTTGCGGAGAGATGTAATGAACCAGCTGTTTGGAGCCAGCTGGCCAGAGCACAGCTTCAGAAGGACTTGGTTAAGGAAGCTATAGATTCTTACATCAAAGCCGATGATCCTTCTGCCTACATGGAAGTTGTCCAGGCAGCCAACAGAAACA ATAACTGGGAGGATCTGGTGAAATTCCTGCAAATGGCTAGAAAGAAAGCCAGAGAATCTTACGTTGAGACTGAACTTATTTTTGCCTTGGCAAAAACAAATAGGCTCTCGGAGCTAGAAGAATTTGTCAGTGGCCCCAACAATGCTCACATACAACAG GTTGGAGATCGCTGCTATGATGAGGGAATGTATGATGCAGCAAAGCTTCTCTACAACAATGTGTCTAATTTTGCCCGCTTGGCATCAACGCTAGTGCATCTTGGGGAGTACCAAGCAGCAGTGGATAGTGCCCGCAAAGCAAACAGCACCAGAACGTGGAAAGAG GTGTGCTTTGCCTGTGTAGATGGAAAGGAGTTCCGGCTTGCACAGATCTGTGGCTTGCACATAGTAATCCACGCTGACGAGCTGGAAGAGCTGATTAGCTATTACCAG GACCGTGGTTACTTTGAAGAGTTGATTGCCCTCCTAGAAGCAGCTCTGGGCTTGGAGCGTGCTCACATGGGGATGTTCACTGAACTTGCCATTTTGTACTCTAAATACAAACCACAGAAGATGAGAGAACATCTGGAACTGTTCTGGTCCAGAGTCAATATTCCAAAG GTGCTTCGGGCTGCAGAACAAGCGCACCTCTGGGGAGAGCTGGTCTTCCTTTACGACAAGTATGAAGAATACGACAATGCAATAATTACAATGATGAACCATCCTACAGATGCATGGAAGGAAGGACAGTTCAAAGATATAATTGCAAAG GTGGCCAACGTGGAGCTATATTACAAAGCTCTGCAGTTTTACTTGGATTATAAACCATTGTTGATCAATGATCTCCTGCTGGTATTGTCTCCACGGCTAGATCACACCAGGACAGTCAGCTTTTTCTCCAAG GTTGACCAATTGCCCCTAGTAAAACCTTACTTGCGTTCAGTCCAGAACCACAATAACAAAGGCGTTAATGAGGCCCTGAACAATCTTCTAACAGAGGAGGAAGACTATCAG GGCTTGAGAGCATCCATCGATGCTTATGATAACTTTGACAACATCACTCTAGCTCAGCGTTTGGAGAAGCACGAGCTGATTGAATTCAGGCGTATTGCAGCTTATTTGTATAAAGGCAATAATAGATGGAAACAGAGTGTGGAGCTCTGCAAGAAGGATCGTCTTTATAAG GATGCCATGCAATATGCTGCAGAGTCCAAAGATCCTGAGCTGGCAGAGAAACTGCTGCAGTGGTTTTTGGAAGAAGACAAAAAGGAGTGCTTTGCAGCTTCTCTCTTCACCTGTTATGACTTGTTGCATCCAGATGTGGTTCTTGAGCTGGCATGGAGGCACAACATTATGGACTTTGCGATGCCTTATTTCATCCAGGTGATGAGGGAGTACCTTACCAAA
- the CLTCL1 gene encoding clathrin heavy chain 2 isoform X2 has translation MAQILPIRFQEHFQLQNLGINPANIGFSTLTMESDKFICIREKVGEQAQVVIIDMSDPTTPIRRPISAESAIMNPASKVIALKAGKTLQIFNIEMKSKMKAHTMAEEVIFWKWISVNTVALVTETAVYHWSMEGESLPQKMFDRHASLAGCQIINYRTDENQKWLLLIGISAQQNRVVGAMQLYSVDRKVSQPIEGHAAAFAEFKIEGNAKPSTLFCFAVRSPAGGKLHIIEVGQPATGNQPFVKKAVDVFFPPEAQTDFPVAMQIGTKHGVIYLITKYGYIHMYDLESGVCIYMNRISADTIFVTAPHEPTSGIIGVNKKGQVLSVCVEEDNIVNYATNVLQNPDLGLRMAIRSNLAGAEELFARKFNTLFAQGNYAEAAKVAASAPKGILRTSDTIRKFQSVPAQPGQASPLLQYFGILLDQGQLNKFESLELCRPVLQQGRKQLIEKWLKEDKLECSEELGDLVKTADPTLALSVYLRANVPNKVIQCFAETGQFQKIVLYAKKVGYTPDWIFLLRSVMRVSPDQGLQFAQMLVQDEEPLANINQIVDVFMENSLIQQCTSFLLDALKNNRPAEGHLQTRLLEMNLIHAPQVADAILGNQMFTHYDRAHIAQLCEKAGLLQRALEHYTDLYDIKRAVVHTHLLNPEWLVNFFGSLSVEDSVECLRAMLSANIRQNLQLCVQVASKYHEQLGTQSLVELFESFKSYEGLFYFLGSIVNFSQDPDVHFKYIQAACKTGQIKEVERICRESNCYNPERVKNFLKEAKLTDQLPLIIVCDRFDFVHDLVLYLYRNNLQKYIEIYVQKVNPSRIPAVVGGLLDVDCSEDVIKNLIMVVRGQFSTDELVAEVEKRNRLKLLLPWLESRIHEGCEEPATHNALAKIYIDSNNNPERFLRENPFYDSCVVGKYCEKRDPHLACVAYERGQCDLELIKVCNENSLFKSEARYLVRRKDPELWVNVLEENNPFRRPLIDQVVQTALSETQDPEEVSVTVKAFMTADLPNELIELLEKIVLDNSVFSEHRNLQNLLILTAIKADRTRVMEYINRLDNYDAPDIANIAISNELFEEAFAIFRKFDVNTSAIQVLIEHIGNLDRAYEFAERCNEPAVWSQLARAQLQKDLVKEAIDSYIKADDPSAYMEVVQAANRNNNWEDLVKFLQMARKKARESYVETELIFALAKTNRLSELEEFVSGPNNAHIQQVGDRCYDEGMYDAAKLLYNNVSNFARLASTLVHLGEYQAAVDSARKANSTRTWKEVCFACVDGKEFRLAQICGLHIVIHADELEELISYYQDRGYFEELIALLEAALGLERAHMGMFTELAILYSKYKPQKMREHLELFWSRVNIPKVLRAAEQAHLWGELVFLYDKYEEYDNAIITMMNHPTDAWKEGQFKDIIAKVANVELYYKALQFYLDYKPLLINDLLLVLSPRLDHTRTVSFFSKVDQLPLVKPYLRSVQNHNNKGVNEALNNLLTEEEDYQGLRASIDAYDNFDNITLAQRLEKHELIEFRRIAAYLYKGNNRWKQSVELCKKDRLYKDAMQYAAESKDPELAEKLLQWFLEEDKKECFAASLFTCYDLLHPDVVLELAWRHNIMDFAMPYFIQVMREYLTKVDKLDASESLRKEEEQVTEPTPIVFGQQLMLTAGPNAVPPQANFPYGYTAPGFTQPPVYGFNM, from the exons CAGGGAAAACACTTCAGATCTTTAACATTGAGATGAAAAGTAAAATGAAAGCTCACACAATGGCAGAGGAAGTGATCTTCTGGAAGTGGATATCTGTGAATACCGTTGCCTTAGTGACAGAGACTGCAGTCTATCACTGGAGCATGGAGGGAGAATCGCTCCCTCAAAAGATGTTCGACAGACATGCCAGTCTTGCAGGCTGCCAAATAATCAACTACAGAACAGATGAAAATCAGAAGTGGTTACTCCTAATAGGAATCTCTGCCCAG CAAAATCGTGTGGTTGGTGCTATGCAGCTGTATTCAGTGGACAGAAAAGTTTCCCAACCTATAGAGGGTCATGCAGCAGCATTCGCAGAGTTCAAAATAGAAGGAAATGCCAAGCCATCCACTCTCTTCTGTTTTGCTGTGCGAAGCCCTGCAGGAGGCAAG CTGCATATAATTGAAGTAGGCCAACCTGCTACTGGAAACCAGCCCTTTGTCAAGAAAGCTGTTGATGTATTTTTCCCTCCTGAAGCTCAAACAGACTTCCCAGTAGCAATGCAG ATCGGAACAAAGCACGGTGTAATCTATCTAATTACAAAATATGGCTACATTCATATGTACGACTTGGAATCTGGTGTATGCATCTACATGAACCGTATTAGTGCAGACACAATCTTTGTAACTGCACCTCATGAGCCTACCTCAGGAATTATTGGTGTGAACAAAAAAGGACAG GTACTTTCTGTTTGTGTTGAAGAGGACAACATTGTGAACTATGCCACCAATGTTCTCCAGAACCCAGACTTGGGTTTGCGGATGGCCATTCGAAGTAACTTGGCTGGAGCAGAAGAACTCTTCGCTAGAAAATTCAATACTCTTTTTGCACAGGGAAACTATGCAGAAGCAGCCAAAGTGGCAGCATCTGCACCAAAG GGAATCTTGCGGACAAGCGATACCATCAGGAAGTTTCAGAGCGTGCCAGCTCAACCTGGGCAAGCTTCTCCTTTGCTACAGTACTTTGGAATCCTTCTTGATCAAGGACAGCTTAACAAATTTGAGTCTCTGGAACTCTGCCGTCCCGTTCTTCAGCAAGGCCGCAAACAACTTATAGAGAAATGGCTAAAGGAAGATAAG CTGGAATGCTCAGAGGAGCTTGGAGACCTAGTCAAGACAGCTGACCCAACTCTTGCCCTTAGTGTTTATCTCCGTGCGAATGTACCAAACAAAGTAATCCAGTGTTTTGCAGAGACTGGTCAATTCCAGAAAATTGTTCTTTATGCCAAAAAG GTTGGCTATACACCAGATTGGATTTTCCTGTTGAGAAGTGTAATGAGGGTCAGCCCAGATCAGGGCCTTCAGTTTGCCCAGATGTTGGTACAGGATGAAGAGCCACTGGCCAACATTAACCAG ATTGTAGATGTATTCATGGAGAATAGCTTAATTCAGCAGTGTACCTCCTTCTTGTTGGATGCTCTGAAAAATAACCGTCCTGCTGAAGGGCACCTTCAGACCCGTCTGCTTGAGATGAACCTTATTCATGCTCCACAG GTTGCGGATGCCATTCTGGGAAATCAGATGTTTACACACTACGATCGTGCCCACATTGCTCAGCTTTGTGAGAAGGCAGGCTTGTTACAGAGGGCCCTGGAACACTACACTGATCTTTACGACATAAAACGTGCTGTTGTTCACACCCATCTATTGAACCCAGAG TGGCTTGTGAACTTCTTTGGCTCTCTGTCAGTTGAAGATTCTGTGGAGTGCTTACGTGCCATGCTGTCAGCCAACATCCGACAAAATCTGCAGCTGTGTGTGCAAGTAGCTTCAAAATACCACGAACAGTTGGGCACCCAGTCTCTTGTGGAGCTCTTTGAATCTTTTAAAAGTTATGAAG GCTTATTTTATTTTCTTGGCTCAATTGTAAACTTCAGTCAAGACCCAGATGTTCACTTCAAATATATTCAGGCTGCCTGCAAGACCGGCCAAATCAAAGAGGTAGAAAGAATCTGCCGGGAAAGCAATTGCTATAATCCTGAAAGGGTGAAAAACTTCTTGAAG GAAGCCAAGCTCACAGACCAGCTTCCACTCATAATTGTTTGTGATAGATTTGACTTTGTTCATGATTTAGTTCTGTATCTGTATCGGAACAACCTACAGAAATACATCGAGATCTATGTTCAAAAG GTAAACCCAAGCCGTATTCCTGCAGTGGTTGGAGGGCTTCTGGATGTGGATTGTTCTGAAGATGTCATTAAGAATTTGATCATGGTGGTAAGGGGCCAATTCTCAACAGATGAACTGGTGGCTGAAGTAGAGAAAAGAAATAG GCTTAAGTTGCTGCTCCCATGGCTTGAGTCGCGAATTCATGAAGGCTGCGAAGAACCCGCCACACACAATGCACTGGCCAAAATCTACATTGACAGCAACAATAACCCAGAGCGCTTCCTGCGTGAGAATCCCTTCTATGACAGCTGTGTTGTAGGCAAATACTGCGAGAAGAGGGACCCCCACTTGGCCTGTGTTGCTTATGAGAGGGGACAGTGTGACCTTGAGCTCATAAAG GTTTGCAATGAGAACTCCTTGTTCAAGAGCGAAGCACGATATCTGGTGCGCAGAAAAGATCCAGAGCTGTGGGTAAATGTTTTAGAAGAAAACAATCCGTTCAGAAGACCACTCATTGATCAG GTTGTCCAAACAGCCTTATCAGAGACCCAGGATCCTGAGGAAGTTTCTGTGACCGTCAAAGCTTTCATGACTGCGGACCTGCCCAATGAGCTCATTGAATTGCTTGAGAAGATTGTTTTGGATAACTCTGTCTTCAGTGAGCACAG GAACCTCCAGAATCTGCTGATCTTGACAGCCATTAAAGCAGATCGTACACGTGTGATGGAATACATCAATCGTCTGGACAACTACGATGCCCCTGATATTGCAAACATTGCAATTAGCAATGAGCTGTTTGAAGAAGCTTTTGCTATCTTCAGGAAATTTGATGTGAATACGTCTGCAATTCAG GTGTTGATTGAGCACATTGGCAATCTAGACCGTGCATATGAATTTGCGGAGAGATGTAATGAACCAGCTGTTTGGAGCCAGCTGGCCAGAGCACAGCTTCAGAAGGACTTGGTTAAGGAAGCTATAGATTCTTACATCAAAGCCGATGATCCTTCTGCCTACATGGAAGTTGTCCAGGCAGCCAACAGAAACA ATAACTGGGAGGATCTGGTGAAATTCCTGCAAATGGCTAGAAAGAAAGCCAGAGAATCTTACGTTGAGACTGAACTTATTTTTGCCTTGGCAAAAACAAATAGGCTCTCGGAGCTAGAAGAATTTGTCAGTGGCCCCAACAATGCTCACATACAACAG GTTGGAGATCGCTGCTATGATGAGGGAATGTATGATGCAGCAAAGCTTCTCTACAACAATGTGTCTAATTTTGCCCGCTTGGCATCAACGCTAGTGCATCTTGGGGAGTACCAAGCAGCAGTGGATAGTGCCCGCAAAGCAAACAGCACCAGAACGTGGAAAGAG GTGTGCTTTGCCTGTGTAGATGGAAAGGAGTTCCGGCTTGCACAGATCTGTGGCTTGCACATAGTAATCCACGCTGACGAGCTGGAAGAGCTGATTAGCTATTACCAG GACCGTGGTTACTTTGAAGAGTTGATTGCCCTCCTAGAAGCAGCTCTGGGCTTGGAGCGTGCTCACATGGGGATGTTCACTGAACTTGCCATTTTGTACTCTAAATACAAACCACAGAAGATGAGAGAACATCTGGAACTGTTCTGGTCCAGAGTCAATATTCCAAAG GTGCTTCGGGCTGCAGAACAAGCGCACCTCTGGGGAGAGCTGGTCTTCCTTTACGACAAGTATGAAGAATACGACAATGCAATAATTACAATGATGAACCATCCTACAGATGCATGGAAGGAAGGACAGTTCAAAGATATAATTGCAAAG GTGGCCAACGTGGAGCTATATTACAAAGCTCTGCAGTTTTACTTGGATTATAAACCATTGTTGATCAATGATCTCCTGCTGGTATTGTCTCCACGGCTAGATCACACCAGGACAGTCAGCTTTTTCTCCAAG GTTGACCAATTGCCCCTAGTAAAACCTTACTTGCGTTCAGTCCAGAACCACAATAACAAAGGCGTTAATGAGGCCCTGAACAATCTTCTAACAGAGGAGGAAGACTATCAG GGCTTGAGAGCATCCATCGATGCTTATGATAACTTTGACAACATCACTCTAGCTCAGCGTTTGGAGAAGCACGAGCTGATTGAATTCAGGCGTATTGCAGCTTATTTGTATAAAGGCAATAATAGATGGAAACAGAGTGTGGAGCTCTGCAAGAAGGATCGTCTTTATAAG GATGCCATGCAATATGCTGCAGAGTCCAAAGATCCTGAGCTGGCAGAGAAACTGCTGCAGTGGTTTTTGGAAGAAGACAAAAAGGAGTGCTTTGCAGCTTCTCTCTTCACCTGTTATGACTTGTTGCATCCAGATGTGGTTCTTGAGCTGGCATGGAGGCACAACATTATGGACTTTGCGATGCCTTATTTCATCCAGGTGATGAGGGAGTACCTTACCAAA